Proteins found in one Aquibium microcysteis genomic segment:
- the mgrA gene encoding L-glyceraldehyde 3-phosphate reductase — MAQWTPADDRYETMTYNRCGRSGLKLPALSLGLWHNFGEDTPHATKRAICRKAFDLGITHFDLANNYGPPPGAAETAFGEILRTDFARWRDELVISTKAGYGMWPGPYGEWGSRKYLLSSLDRSLQRLGVDYVDIFYSHRFDPETPLEETMGALDQAVRSGKALYAGISSYNSQRTRQAAAILKDLGTPCLIHQPSYSMINRWVEEDGLLDTVHELGIGTIVFSPLAQGMLTSKYLDGIPEGSRATQGKSLRQAFLNEQTIENIRALDAIAKRRGQTLAQMAVAWVLRAQNSGSRVTTALIGASRPEQVEDSVGALKNPHFSEAELAEIDLYAREGDINIWAASAERQGPARK, encoded by the coding sequence ATGGCCCAGTGGACACCGGCGGACGACCGCTACGAGACGATGACCTACAACCGCTGCGGCCGCTCCGGGCTGAAACTGCCGGCGCTGTCGCTCGGGCTGTGGCACAATTTCGGCGAGGACACGCCGCACGCGACGAAGCGGGCGATCTGCCGCAAGGCCTTCGACCTCGGCATCACCCATTTCGACCTCGCCAACAATTACGGCCCGCCGCCCGGTGCCGCCGAGACCGCCTTCGGCGAGATCCTGCGCACAGACTTTGCCCGCTGGCGCGACGAACTGGTCATCTCGACCAAGGCCGGCTACGGCATGTGGCCCGGACCCTATGGCGAGTGGGGCAGCCGCAAGTACCTGCTCTCCTCGCTCGACCGGAGCCTGCAGCGCCTCGGCGTCGACTATGTCGACATCTTCTATTCGCATCGCTTCGATCCGGAGACGCCGCTGGAGGAGACCATGGGGGCGCTCGACCAGGCGGTGCGCTCCGGCAAGGCGCTCTATGCCGGCATCTCCTCCTACAATTCGCAACGCACGCGGCAGGCTGCCGCGATCCTGAAGGACCTCGGCACGCCCTGCCTGATCCACCAGCCGAGCTATTCGATGATCAACCGCTGGGTGGAGGAGGACGGGCTGCTCGACACCGTCCACGAACTCGGCATCGGCACCATCGTGTTCTCGCCGCTGGCGCAGGGCATGCTGACGTCGAAATATCTCGACGGCATTCCCGAGGGCAGCCGGGCGACCCAGGGTAAGTCGCTGCGCCAGGCCTTCCTCAACGAGCAGACGATTGAGAACATCCGCGCGCTCGACGCCATCGCGAAGCGGCGTGGCCAGACGCTGGCGCAGATGGCCGTCGCCTGGGTGTTGCGCGCCCAGAACTCGGGGAGCCGCGTGACGACGGCGCTCATCGGCGCCAGCCGTCCCGAGCAGGTGGAGGACAGCGTCGGCGCGCTGAAGAACCCGCATTTCAGCGAAGCGGAACTGGCCGAGATCGACCTCTATGCGCGCGAGGGCGACATCAACATCTGGGCCGCTTCGGCGGAGCGGCAGGGGCCGGCGCGAAAGTAA
- a CDS encoding glycoside hydrolase family 43 protein, with protein sequence MIRNPILPGFNPDPSICRVGNDVYIATSTFEWYPGVQIHHSTDLVNWRLVARPLTRASQLDMRGNPDSGGIWAPCLSHADGLFWLVYTDVKRLEGNFKDAHNYIVTAPSIDGPWSDPIYVNSSGFDPSLFHDEDGRKWFLNMQWCHVSSGVGGSPKHPSFDGILLQEWDAASGRLVGPIRNVFAGSPHGLVEGPHLFKRDGWYYLTTAEGGTGYDHAVTMARSRDIAGPYELHPDTHLMTSKDAPDAPLQRAGHGQIVEMPDGTVYHTHLCSRPLPGTRRSPLGRETAIQKCVWGEDGWLRLAHGGPVPALEVEAPAGAAAPHPPEAVRYAFDEPALPLDFQWLRTPLRERLFSLADRPGHLRLFGRESIGSWFEQALVARRQEHWDFDAETVVDFSPETYQQAAGLVHYYNRHKFHFLAVTWHPGKGRVLQVMSCLGDWQNGRLTFGLDEPLAIGDDGPLGLAAEVRGAELRFRWRLAGGAWTDIGDVLDASLISDEGGRGEHASFTGAFVGMAAFDTSGRGKASDFDGFLYAPR encoded by the coding sequence ATGATCCGCAACCCGATCCTGCCGGGCTTCAACCCGGATCCGTCGATCTGCCGCGTCGGCAACGACGTCTACATCGCCACTTCCACCTTCGAGTGGTATCCGGGCGTGCAGATCCACCATTCGACCGACCTCGTGAACTGGCGGCTGGTCGCGCGACCGCTGACGCGCGCGAGCCAGCTCGACATGCGCGGCAACCCGGATTCCGGCGGCATCTGGGCGCCCTGCCTCAGCCATGCCGATGGGCTGTTCTGGCTGGTCTACACCGACGTGAAGCGGCTGGAGGGCAACTTCAAGGACGCGCACAACTACATCGTCACCGCGCCGTCGATCGATGGGCCGTGGTCGGACCCGATCTACGTCAATTCGAGCGGCTTCGATCCCTCGCTGTTCCACGACGAGGACGGCCGCAAGTGGTTCCTCAACATGCAGTGGTGCCACGTCTCGTCGGGCGTCGGCGGCAGCCCGAAGCACCCGTCCTTCGACGGCATCCTGCTGCAGGAGTGGGACGCGGCCTCCGGCAGGCTCGTCGGGCCGATCCGCAACGTCTTCGCCGGCAGCCCGCACGGGCTGGTCGAGGGCCCGCATCTCTTCAAGCGCGACGGCTGGTACTATCTCACCACCGCCGAGGGCGGCACCGGCTACGACCACGCGGTCACCATGGCGCGGTCGCGCGACATCGCCGGTCCCTACGAACTTCATCCCGACACCCACCTGATGACGTCGAAGGACGCGCCCGACGCGCCGCTGCAGCGGGCCGGACACGGCCAGATCGTCGAGATGCCGGACGGCACGGTCTATCACACCCATCTCTGCTCGCGGCCGCTGCCCGGCACCCGCCGGTCGCCGCTCGGGCGCGAGACCGCGATCCAGAAATGCGTCTGGGGCGAGGACGGCTGGCTGCGGCTCGCCCATGGCGGCCCGGTTCCCGCCCTCGAGGTCGAGGCGCCCGCCGGTGCCGCGGCCCCGCATCCGCCGGAGGCCGTCCGCTACGCCTTCGACGAGCCGGCCCTGCCGCTCGATTTCCAGTGGCTGCGCACGCCGCTGCGCGAGCGGCTGTTCTCGCTCGCGGATCGGCCAGGGCACCTGCGCCTGTTCGGCCGCGAATCCATCGGCAGCTGGTTCGAGCAGGCGCTCGTCGCGCGCCGCCAGGAGCACTGGGACTTCGACGCCGAGACCGTCGTCGATTTTTCGCCCGAAACCTACCAGCAGGCGGCCGGCCTCGTGCACTACTACAACCGCCACAAGTTCCATTTCCTCGCGGTGACATGGCATCCGGGCAAGGGTCGCGTGCTGCAGGTCATGTCCTGCCTCGGCGACTGGCAGAACGGCCGCCTCACCTTCGGGCTGGACGAACCGCTGGCGATCGGCGACGACGGGCCGCTCGGCCTCGCCGCCGAGGTGCGCGGGGCGGAACTGCGCTTCCGCTGGCGCCTCGCCGGCGGCGCCTGGACCGACATCGGCGACGTCCTCGACGCCAGCCTGATCTCCGACGAGGGCGGGCGCGGCGAGCACGCCTCCTTCACCGGCGCCTTCGTCGGCATGGCGGCCTTCGACACCAGCGGCCGGGGCAAGGCGTCCGATTTCGACGGCTTCCTCTACGCGCCACGATAG
- a CDS encoding FadR/GntR family transcriptional regulator, which translates to MSEPLLQDGRPERRPKLADRVVAELRQQLIAGALAPGQKLPTESRLTQTYGVSRTVVREAIAALAADGLVEPRQGAGVFVVEQPASAFSLISAEVGNKISHALNVLEVRMGIEIESAGLAAQRRNSAQEARIYEAYAEFDRQLAARLATGKSDFAIHRAIAAATNNPFYVEVLDALGSRTIPCDVASPWGTESVLTVEYQVGLQREHWKIIKAISAGDGQAARDAMRAHLTASQQRYRERLAGFDPATIASAARPRRS; encoded by the coding sequence ATGAGCGAGCCCCTCCTCCAGGACGGCCGGCCGGAGAGAAGGCCAAAACTCGCCGACCGGGTGGTGGCCGAACTGCGCCAGCAGCTCATCGCCGGCGCGCTGGCGCCGGGCCAGAAACTTCCCACGGAAAGCCGTCTGACACAGACCTACGGCGTCAGCCGGACCGTCGTGCGCGAGGCGATCGCCGCGCTCGCGGCCGACGGGCTGGTCGAGCCGCGCCAGGGCGCCGGCGTCTTCGTCGTGGAACAGCCGGCGAGCGCCTTCAGCCTGATCTCGGCGGAGGTCGGCAACAAGATCAGCCATGCGCTCAACGTGCTGGAAGTGCGCATGGGTATCGAGATCGAGTCCGCCGGGCTCGCCGCGCAGCGCCGCAACAGCGCGCAGGAGGCCCGCATCTACGAGGCCTATGCCGAGTTCGACCGGCAGCTCGCAGCGCGGCTGGCGACCGGCAAGTCGGACTTCGCCATCCACCGCGCCATCGCGGCCGCCACCAACAACCCCTTCTACGTCGAGGTGCTGGACGCACTCGGCAGCCGCACCATCCCCTGCGACGTCGCCTCGCCCTGGGGCACCGAAAGCGTGCTCACCGTGGAGTATCAGGTCGGACTGCAGCGCGAGCACTGGAAGATCATCAAGGCCATCTCCGCCGGAGACGGCCAGGCGGCCCGCGACGCCATGCGCGCGCACCTGACCGCCAGCCAGCAACGCTACCGGGAGCGTCTCGCCGGCTTCGATCCGGCGACGATCGCCTCCGCCGCCCGCCCCCGCCGGTCGTGA
- a CDS encoding cupin domain-containing protein — translation MDSDLFIRPTDDQWTPTDPGVRRRILTHNDQLMIVEFAFETDAVGKLHNHPHIQASYVAEGRFEVTIAGVTEVLSKGQSFIVPSNAVHGVRALEPGLLIDSFTPARQDFLPATS, via the coding sequence ATGGACAGCGACCTCTTCATCCGCCCGACCGACGACCAGTGGACGCCGACCGATCCCGGCGTGCGCCGGCGCATCCTCACCCACAACGACCAGCTGATGATCGTGGAATTCGCCTTCGAGACGGATGCGGTGGGCAAGCTTCACAACCACCCGCACATCCAGGCCTCCTACGTCGCCGAGGGCCGCTTCGAGGTGACGATCGCGGGCGTGACGGAGGTGCTGTCGAAGGGCCAGAGCTTCATCGTGCCGTCGAACGCGGTCCACGGGGTGCGGGCGCTGGAGCCGGGGCTCCTGATCGACAGTTTCACGCCTGCCCGCCAGGACTTCCTCCCGGCGACCTCGTGA
- a CDS encoding MBL fold metallo-hydrolase gives MAKQFASAGDMTEKEISFTEIGRDLWAFTAQGDPNTGVVIGDDSVMIVDAQATPRLANKVIEKIRSVTDKPIKYVVLTHYHAVRVLGASAYGASETIMSARARAMVVERGQEDWDSEFGRFPRLFQGHESIPGLTWPTMTFGDSMTLYMGKRRVDLRFLGRGHTAGDIVAHVPDANVMFTGDLVEYHSACYCGDAHFADWPATLEAIRGYGLDAIAPGRGDALVGEEMVNAALDNTADFVASTYRPIARVAQGGGSMKEAWDACRAACDPKFASYAIYEHCLPFNVARAYDEALGIDTPRIWTAERDRDMWERLQG, from the coding sequence ATGGCCAAGCAGTTCGCCTCCGCCGGAGACATGACCGAGAAGGAGATCTCGTTCACCGAGATCGGCCGCGACCTCTGGGCCTTCACGGCCCAGGGCGACCCCAACACCGGCGTCGTCATCGGCGACGACTCGGTGATGATCGTCGATGCGCAGGCGACGCCGCGGTTGGCAAACAAGGTGATCGAGAAGATCCGCTCCGTCACCGACAAGCCGATCAAATACGTGGTGCTGACGCATTACCATGCCGTGCGCGTGCTCGGCGCCTCGGCCTATGGCGCGTCGGAGACGATCATGTCGGCCAGGGCGCGCGCCATGGTGGTGGAGCGCGGGCAGGAGGACTGGGATTCGGAATTCGGCCGATTCCCGCGCCTGTTCCAGGGTCATGAATCGATCCCGGGCCTGACCTGGCCGACCATGACCTTCGGCGACTCGATGACGCTCTACATGGGCAAGCGGCGCGTCGACCTGAGATTCCTCGGCCGCGGCCACACCGCCGGCGACATCGTCGCCCACGTTCCGGACGCCAACGTCATGTTTACCGGCGACCTCGTCGAATACCACTCGGCCTGCTACTGCGGCGACGCGCATTTCGCCGACTGGCCGGCGACGCTGGAGGCGATTCGCGGCTACGGTCTCGACGCCATCGCGCCCGGCCGCGGCGACGCGCTGGTCGGCGAAGAGATGGTCAACGCGGCGCTCGACAACACCGCCGACTTCGTCGCCTCGACCTACCGGCCGATCGCGCGCGTCGCGCAGGGCGGCGGCTCGATGAAGGAGGCCTGGGACGCCTGCCGCGCCGCCTGCGACCCGAAATTCGCCTCCTATGCGATCTACGAGCACTGCCTGCCCTTCAACGTGGCCCGCGCCTATGACGAGGCGCTCGGCATCGACACGCCGCGCATCTGGACCGCCGAGCGCGACCGCGACATGTGGGAGCGCCTGCAGGGCTGA
- the gndA gene encoding NADP-dependent phosphogluconate dehydrogenase codes for MQQAEIGLIGLGVMGSNLALNIAEHGYRIAVWNRTTEKTQAFAATAGALSDHVVPCETLEDLVAAIRPPRPIILMVQAGAAVDEQIAALRPLLSAEDIVIDAGNANFRDTMRRFAALEGSSLTFIGMGVSGGEEGARHGPSIMVGGTQASWLRVRDVLVAISAKYRDEPCVAWLGRNGAGHFVKTIHNGIEYADMQMIAEIYGILRDGARLDTAAMARLFEQWNGGRLESYLIEITAKVLAATDPDTGRPMVDVIVDSAGQKGTGRWSVIEAQMMGVPATAIEAAVAARGLSALKAEREAAQGLYGVPVTAFDRADLRDAVDDLELALFAGKIAAYAQGFAVMQAASKEFDWNLPMATIARIWRAGCIIRSQFLDRIAEAFEDGAPANLLAAPRFVGLMTEAVPALRRTVARAALAGIAVPALSAALGYFEAYRAARGTANLVQAQRDFFGAHGFERIDRPGAHHGPWGG; via the coding sequence ATGCAGCAGGCGGAAATCGGACTGATCGGGCTCGGCGTCATGGGCTCGAATCTCGCCCTCAACATCGCCGAGCATGGCTACCGCATCGCGGTCTGGAACCGCACGACGGAGAAGACGCAGGCCTTCGCCGCGACCGCAGGCGCGCTTTCCGACCATGTGGTGCCCTGCGAGACGCTCGAAGACCTCGTCGCGGCGATCCGGCCGCCGCGGCCGATCATCCTGATGGTGCAGGCCGGGGCTGCCGTCGACGAGCAGATCGCGGCGCTGCGGCCGCTGCTGTCGGCCGAGGACATCGTCATCGACGCCGGCAACGCCAATTTCCGCGACACGATGCGCCGCTTCGCCGCGCTGGAAGGCTCGAGCCTGACCTTCATCGGCATGGGTGTCTCGGGCGGCGAGGAAGGCGCCCGGCACGGGCCGTCCATCATGGTCGGCGGGACGCAGGCCTCCTGGCTGCGCGTCAGGGACGTGCTGGTCGCGATCTCGGCGAAATACCGCGACGAGCCCTGCGTGGCCTGGCTCGGCCGCAACGGTGCCGGCCATTTCGTCAAGACCATCCACAACGGCATCGAATATGCCGACATGCAGATGATCGCGGAGATCTACGGTATCCTGCGCGACGGCGCGCGGCTCGACACGGCCGCCATGGCGCGGCTGTTCGAGCAGTGGAACGGCGGGCGGCTCGAATCCTACCTGATCGAGATCACGGCCAAGGTTCTCGCGGCGACCGACCCCGACACCGGCCGACCCATGGTGGACGTGATCGTCGACAGCGCCGGCCAGAAGGGCACCGGCCGCTGGTCGGTCATTGAGGCCCAGATGATGGGCGTACCGGCGACCGCGATCGAGGCCGCGGTGGCCGCGCGCGGATTGTCGGCGCTGAAGGCCGAGCGCGAGGCTGCGCAAGGGCTCTACGGCGTCCCGGTGACAGCCTTCGACCGGGCTGATCTTCGCGACGCCGTCGACGACCTGGAACTGGCGCTCTTCGCCGGCAAGATCGCCGCCTACGCCCAGGGCTTCGCCGTGATGCAGGCCGCCTCGAAGGAGTTCGACTGGAACCTGCCGATGGCCACCATCGCACGCATCTGGCGCGCCGGCTGCATCATCCGCTCGCAGTTCCTGGACAGGATCGCCGAGGCCTTCGAGGACGGAGCGCCTGCGAACCTTCTGGCCGCGCCCCGCTTCGTCGGCCTGATGACCGAGGCCGTGCCGGCGCTCCGCCGCACCGTGGCGCGCGCCGCGCTCGCCGGCATCGCGGTGCCGGCGCTGTCGGCCGCACTCGGCTATTTCGAGGCCTACCGCGCCGCGCGCGGCACGGCGAACCTGGTGCAGGCGCAGCGCGACTTCTTCGGCGCGCACGGGTTCGAACGGATCGACCGGCCGGGTGCGCATCACGGCCCGTGGGGCGGCTGA
- a CDS encoding TRAP transporter large permease: MELWILFGVFATLMLTGTPIAFCLGVASFATVLYMGLPPLVVFQRLNSGMSVFSLLAIPFFIYAGDLMVRGGIAQKIVAFAASLIGHVRGGLGQVNIVTATLFGGISGSAVAEAAAVGGLMIPQMKARGYGADYAVNVTSMSALIALLIPPSHNMIIYSISAGGQISIADLFTAGIIPGMLLALALMLTAYVVARRRGYPTEPFPGFAMALHLFAVALPGLLLIAIIFGGVRSGVFTATESSCIAVLYALLVTVLVYRQMTWEGFVHATMGAVRTTAMVLVIIGMAAAFSWLMAFLRVPAALVASMNAVSENPLIILLLLNLILLVLGTFMDMGPTIIIVTPIFLPVAQAYGIDPVHFGVILILNLGIGLNTPPVGAVQFVACAVGKISVWEAMRSIWPFYGAGLVVLGLVTYVPALSLWLPAVFK, translated from the coding sequence ATGGAACTGTGGATCCTCTTCGGCGTCTTCGCCACGCTGATGCTGACCGGCACGCCGATCGCGTTCTGCCTCGGCGTCGCCAGCTTCGCGACCGTGCTCTACATGGGCCTGCCGCCGCTGGTCGTCTTCCAGCGCCTGAATTCCGGCATGAGCGTCTTCTCGCTGCTCGCCATCCCCTTCTTCATCTATGCCGGCGACCTGATGGTGCGCGGCGGCATCGCCCAGAAGATCGTCGCCTTCGCGGCGTCCCTGATCGGCCACGTCCGCGGCGGTCTCGGCCAGGTCAACATCGTGACGGCGACGCTTTTCGGCGGCATCTCCGGATCGGCGGTCGCCGAGGCGGCGGCGGTCGGCGGGCTGATGATCCCGCAGATGAAGGCGCGCGGCTACGGCGCCGACTACGCCGTCAACGTCACCTCGATGTCGGCCCTGATCGCGCTGCTCATCCCGCCCTCGCACAACATGATCATCTATTCGATCTCGGCCGGCGGCCAGATCTCGATCGCCGACCTGTTCACGGCCGGCATCATCCCCGGCATGCTGCTGGCGCTGGCGCTGATGCTGACCGCCTATGTCGTGGCGCGGCGGCGCGGCTATCCGACGGAACCCTTCCCCGGCTTCGCGATGGCGCTGCATCTCTTCGCCGTCGCCCTGCCCGGACTGCTGCTCATCGCGATCATCTTCGGCGGCGTCCGCTCGGGCGTCTTCACCGCCACCGAGAGTTCGTGCATCGCAGTGCTCTATGCGCTGCTGGTCACCGTGCTGGTCTACAGGCAGATGACCTGGGAAGGCTTCGTCCACGCCACGATGGGCGCCGTGCGCACCACCGCGATGGTGCTGGTGATCATCGGCATGGCCGCCGCCTTCTCCTGGCTCATGGCCTTCCTGCGCGTGCCGGCTGCGCTCGTCGCCTCGATGAACGCGGTCTCGGAGAACCCGCTGATCATCCTGCTGCTGCTCAACCTGATCCTGCTCGTCCTCGGCACCTTCATGGACATGGGGCCGACCATCATCATCGTCACGCCGATCTTCCTGCCGGTCGCGCAGGCCTACGGCATCGACCCGGTGCATTTCGGCGTCATCCTGATCCTCAACCTCGGCATCGGCCTGAACACACCACCCGTAGGCGCGGTGCAGTTCGTGGCCTGCGCCGTCGGCAAGATCAGCGTGTGGGAGGCGATGCGCTCGATCTGGCCGTTCTACGGCGCCGGGCTCGTCGTGCTCGGTCTCGTCACCTACGTCCCGGCGCTGTCGCTGTGGCTGCCCGCCGTGTTCAAGTGA
- the kduD gene encoding 2-dehydro-3-deoxy-D-gluconate 5-dehydrogenase KduD has translation MVTGANTGIGQGIAISLAKAGAEILAVGRSSMAGTRAAVEAAGGTLSEISADLAETAGVATMFDTAWDAQGPIDILVNNAGIIRRADAVDFTEADWDAVMDVNLKSVFLLCQAFARKTFAAGRSGRIVNVASLLSFQGGIRVASYTASKSGLAGLTKLLANEWAAKGINVNAIAPGYIETNNTEALRADPVRREDILKRIPAGRWGQPSDIGGTAVFLASDAATYIHGAVIPVDGGWLAR, from the coding sequence ATGGTGACCGGTGCCAACACCGGCATCGGCCAGGGCATCGCGATCTCGCTGGCAAAGGCGGGCGCGGAGATCCTGGCGGTCGGCCGGTCCTCGATGGCGGGCACCCGGGCAGCGGTGGAGGCCGCGGGCGGGACGCTGTCTGAGATTTCCGCCGATCTCGCCGAGACGGCCGGAGTGGCAACGATGTTCGACACGGCCTGGGACGCGCAGGGGCCGATCGACATCCTGGTCAACAATGCCGGCATCATCCGCCGCGCCGACGCCGTCGATTTCACCGAGGCCGACTGGGACGCGGTGATGGACGTCAACCTGAAGTCGGTCTTCCTGCTCTGCCAGGCCTTCGCGCGGAAAACCTTCGCCGCCGGGCGGTCGGGACGCATCGTCAACGTCGCCTCGCTGCTCTCCTTCCAGGGCGGCATCCGCGTCGCGTCCTACACGGCGTCGAAGAGCGGGCTGGCCGGCCTGACGAAGCTGCTCGCCAACGAATGGGCGGCGAAAGGCATCAACGTCAACGCCATCGCGCCCGGCTACATCGAGACCAACAACACCGAAGCGCTGCGCGCCGACCCGGTGCGGCGCGAGGACATCCTCAAACGCATCCCCGCCGGCCGCTGGGGCCAGCCGTCCGACATCGGCGGGACGGCCGTGTTCCTCGCCAGCGACGCCGCGACATACATCCACGGCGCCGTGATCCCGGTCGATGGCGGCTGGCTGGCACGATAG
- the kduI gene encoding 5-dehydro-4-deoxy-D-glucuronate isomerase, with protein MTQSLRNTEFSSRFAIDPATGAAMGTDELRHNFHISDLFRPGLVSLTYTHYDRMIVGGALPTDTSLVLEAIKPTGTKAFLDRRELIAVNIGGAGTVTVDGERFALGARDMIYVGMGAQDVAFASDDANAPAKYYLLSAPAHQTHPTRTIQIGDARRLDLGSRETSNERSIFQFVHPEGAKTCQLVVGMTQLATGSVWNTMPCHVHDRRSEAYLYFGLAENACVFHFMGEPDETRHLVVRNEEAILSPGWSIHSGAGTSNYAFIWAMAGDNVDYTDVDPVGMGDLR; from the coding sequence ATGACACAGTCCCTCCGCAACACCGAGTTTTCGTCGCGCTTCGCGATCGACCCCGCCACGGGCGCCGCGATGGGCACCGACGAGCTGCGGCACAATTTCCACATCTCCGACCTGTTCAGGCCCGGCCTCGTGTCGCTGACCTACACCCACTACGACCGGATGATCGTCGGCGGCGCGCTGCCGACGGACACGTCGCTCGTCCTGGAGGCCATCAAGCCGACCGGCACGAAGGCCTTCCTCGACCGGCGCGAGCTGATCGCCGTCAACATCGGCGGTGCCGGCACGGTCACCGTCGACGGCGAGCGTTTCGCGCTCGGCGCGCGCGACATGATCTATGTCGGCATGGGCGCACAGGACGTCGCCTTCGCCTCGGACGACGCGAACGCGCCCGCGAAATATTACCTGCTCAGCGCGCCGGCGCACCAGACGCATCCCACCCGGACGATCCAGATCGGCGACGCCAGGCGGCTCGACCTCGGCAGCCGCGAGACCTCCAACGAACGCTCGATCTTCCAGTTCGTGCATCCGGAGGGCGCGAAGACCTGCCAGCTCGTCGTCGGCATGACGCAGCTCGCGACCGGCTCGGTCTGGAACACCATGCCCTGCCACGTGCACGACCGGCGCTCCGAGGCCTATCTCTATTTCGGCCTGGCCGAGAACGCCTGCGTCTTCCACTTCATGGGCGAGCCGGACGAGACGCGGCACCTCGTGGTGCGCAACGAGGAGGCGATCCTGTCGCCCGGCTGGTCGATCCATTCCGGCGCCGGCACATCCAATTATGCCTTCATCTGGGCGATGGCCGGCGACAATGTCGACTACACCGACGTCGACCCCGTCGGCATGGGAGACCTCCGTTGA
- a CDS encoding addiction module antidote protein → MPARAEAAASAERKTGEPGHARLLARAFADGSTGEIAHALGIIARARGMTEVARRSGLAREALYRTLSREGDPKLSTLLRVTQALDIRLDVEIGEGGKTGSGLGRIR, encoded by the coding sequence ATGCCTGCGAGGGCCGAGGCAGCAGCGAGCGCGGAACGCAAGACAGGCGAGCCGGGGCATGCGCGGCTGCTCGCACGCGCCTTCGCGGACGGTTCCACGGGAGAGATCGCCCATGCGCTGGGCATCATCGCGCGGGCACGCGGGATGACCGAGGTGGCGCGGCGATCCGGCCTCGCGCGCGAGGCTCTCTACCGGACGCTGAGCCGGGAGGGCGATCCCAAGCTGTCGACGCTGCTGCGCGTCACCCAGGCCCTCGACATCCGGCTGGACGTGGAGATCGGCGAAGGCGGCAAGACCGGCAGCGGGCTCGGCCGCATCCGTTGA
- the hmgA gene encoding homogentisate 1,2-dioxygenase: MTYAYMPGFGNDFETETLAGALPQGRNSPQRPAYGLYAEQLSGSPFTAPRGTNERSWLYRIRPSVKHHGRFAAASYPLWKSAPNAGDHDLPLGQLRWNPVPMPTEPTDFIAGVRTMTTAGDVFGQAGMAAHVYVANVDMVDDHFFNADGELMVVPQVGGLRFVTEMGVMEVLPGEICVLPRGLTFKVELMDGPVRGYMCENYGAKFTLPDRGPIGANCLANPRDFKTPVAWYEEKETPCRLIVKWCGGFHVTGMGHSPLDVVAWHGNYAPYKYDLSTFSPVGAILFDHPDPSIFTVLTAPSGEEGTANIDFVIFPPRWMVAENTFRPPWYHRNIMSEFMGLIHGKYDAKEEGFVPGGMSLHNMMLAHGPDADGFDKASRAELKPVKLDHTMAFMFETRYPQLLTRYAAELDTLQDNYVDCWDGLKKRFNGTIEGDWS; encoded by the coding sequence GTGACCTATGCCTACATGCCCGGCTTCGGGAACGATTTCGAGACGGAGACGCTGGCCGGCGCACTGCCGCAGGGCCGCAACTCGCCGCAGCGCCCCGCCTACGGGCTCTATGCCGAACAGCTGTCCGGCTCGCCCTTCACCGCGCCGCGCGGCACCAACGAACGCTCCTGGCTCTACCGCATCCGCCCATCGGTGAAACATCACGGCCGCTTCGCCGCGGCGAGCTATCCGCTCTGGAAATCCGCGCCGAACGCCGGCGACCACGACCTGCCGCTCGGCCAGCTGCGCTGGAACCCGGTGCCGATGCCGACCGAGCCGACCGACTTCATCGCCGGGGTCCGCACCATGACGACGGCGGGCGACGTGTTCGGCCAGGCCGGCATGGCGGCCCATGTCTATGTCGCCAATGTCGACATGGTCGACGACCACTTCTTCAATGCCGACGGCGAACTGATGGTCGTGCCGCAGGTGGGCGGCTTGCGCTTCGTCACCGAGATGGGCGTGATGGAGGTGTTGCCGGGCGAGATCTGCGTCCTGCCGCGCGGGCTGACCTTCAAGGTCGAGCTGATGGACGGTCCGGTGCGCGGTTACATGTGCGAGAATTACGGCGCCAAGTTCACCTTGCCCGACCGCGGCCCGATCGGCGCCAACTGCCTCGCCAACCCGCGCGACTTCAAGACGCCGGTCGCCTGGTACGAGGAGAAGGAGACGCCCTGCCGGCTAATCGTGAAATGGTGCGGCGGCTTCCATGTCACCGGGATGGGTCATTCGCCGCTCGACGTGGTGGCCTGGCACGGCAACTACGCGCCCTACAAATACGACCTGTCGACCTTCTCGCCGGTCGGCGCGATCCTGTTCGACCATCCCGATCCGTCGATCTTCACCGTGCTCACCGCGCCGTCGGGCGAGGAAGGCACCGCCAACATCGACTTCGTCATCTTCCCGCCGCGCTGGATGGTGGCGGAGAACACCTTCCGCCCGCCCTGGTACCACCGCAACATCATGAGCGAGTTCATGGGGCTGATCCACGGCAAGTACGACGCCAAGGAGGAAGGCTTCGTGCCCGGCGGCATGAGCCTGCACAACATGATGCTGGCGCACGGCCCCGACGCCGACGGCTTCGACAAGGCCTCGCGCGCCGAGCTGAAGCCGGTGAAGCTCGACCACACGATGGCCTTCATGTTCGAGACGCGCTACCCGCAGCTGCTGACCCGGTATGCGGCCGAACTCGACACGCTGCAGGACAATTACGTCGACTGCTGGGACGGGCTGAAGAAGCGCTTCAACGGCACGATCGAGGGCGACTGGAGCTGA